Genomic segment of Paenibacillaceae bacterium GAS479:
GGTGGAATCACTTTTTGAAGGGGCAAACGAGCAAAGCCGCCTCCTCAGGTCATGCGCTTGGTTTCGGCTTGTTAGCGTTTTTCGCCATCGTCCGTGAAGGACTCGAGACCGTATTGTTCCTCGTCGGATTGGCGGGAAAGATGCCAACTGGTACGATCATTGCCGGTCTCGCCGCTGGCTTTGGCTTGTTAGTTATTGTCGCCTTACTGATGCGTCTGGCAGGCTCTAAAATTCCGGTGCGGCCGCTCTTTATAGCTTCCAGTCTGGTCGTATTTTATCTCTGCTTCAAATTTCTTGGCTCTGGTATTCACAGCCTGCAGATGGCCGGAGTCATTCCGTCCTCGGTGAGCGACTATTTGCCACAGTTGGCTTCGATCAGCCTGTACCCGTCCTGGTACAGCACGTTTCCTCAGCTAGTACTCGTCCTGCTTGCTCTGGCAGCTCTGCTGCCGAAGGGATTCAGACGAGTCGGTAACACTCAGCACTCTATATGAGATGGTGATATAAGTTGAACTAGAGAAACAAGCGATTTCACAATTATTTTCCTAATTAATGGAGGTTAAAGTTCATATGTATAATCGCAACCAAGCCTTGAAGGTACTGTCTCTAAGTGGTCTGATTCTTCTCTCTGCATGCTCCAATTCGGCCAACTCTAACGAAGCTTCCAACCATCATCAAGCCACTACCACGCCAACGGCGGATGGGGGGGCTGTTGACTCTACAATTAAAGACAGCACGGTCAAAATGAAGGCGGAAACGACCAAACTGCAGGACGCTTTGTCCAAGCAGGACGGGGACCAAGTGAAGGCTCTTGGCAAAGGGATCAATGAGCTGTGGTTATCCTATGAAAATACAGTCCGCCAGTCGTTTCCGCTGGAATATACCGAGGTAGAGAAATATGAAATGCCTATTTTCTCGGCTTCCGCTTATGACAAAATTGATTTCGCATCACTTACTGTCACAGCCCAGAATCTGATGGGGGCGCTGGAGAAGCTTGAGCAGGCCAAACCTTCCAGAGAGAGCTCTTCCGAGCTGCTGGACAAGGCTGTGGCGAACTATGAGGCTTTCGTAAAAGAGCAAGCGACATCCTTTGCGACGGCAACCAAAACGTTCGCTGCTGCCGTCAAAAGTGGAGACGTCGAAAAAGCCAAGCTGGAATATACGAAGGCACGCGTCTATTTTGAAACCATTGAGCCCGTCGCAGAAAGCTTTGGTGATCTTGATCCACGCATCGACGCTCGCTTGGCCGATGTAGAGAACGAAAAGGATTGGACCGGATACCATCGGATTGAAAAGGCGCTCTGGGCCGACAAAACGCTGGATGGTCAAGACGTTTATGCCGATCAGCTAGTGAAGGATACAGAGGAGCTAGAGGGCAAGGTTCAAGACATCAAGCTGAACGCCAAAACGATGGTCGCCGGCGCAATCGAGCTGATCAACGAGGCTTCAACATCCAAAATCACCGGCGAGGAAGAAATCTTCTCCAAGACCGACCTCGTTGATCTTGCCGCCAACATCAACGGTTCCAAAACCGTTTATCTTGCCATCATTCCGGCTTTGAATGAGCATAATCCTGATTTGGCAGCTAAGGTCGATAAACAGTTTCAAGATATGGAAGCTCTACTGAGAGGTTATCAGGAAAACGGAGCTTACATTGCTTATGACAAGCTGACAACGGAGCAAATTCGGGAGCTGAGCGACCAGTTGAGCCAATTGTCGGAACTCATGACTCAGACGGCGGCGATTCTCTAATGCAGCCCAAAAAAGAGTCTGGCATCTCGCGCCGTGAATTTCTGAAGCTCTCGGCGGTAACTGCTGCCGCTCTTGCTGTTGGCGGAGGGGGAGCCGGAGCAGCATTGTCAATGTTTGGCCGAAGCAACGCTCCCGCAGCGGTCAGCAATGATGAGAGGCTGAACTTTTACGGCGCCCATCAAGCGGGCATCATTACGGCGCAGCAGAAATATCTGTATCTGGGCAGCTTCCGTATCATTACGGACAGCAAAGCGGATCTCATCTCTATGCTCAAGGAATGGACGAAGTTCAGCACGCTCGCCGCAGCCGGTGGTTACCGGCAAAGCAGCGGCAATAATTTACTGCCTCCGGCCGATACCGGGGAAGCAATGGATTTAGGCGCCGCCAAGCTGACGATTACGTACGGGTTTGGGGAGTCCTTTTTTCTGGACAATGGCAAGGACAGATTCGGCGCTGCTGCGCGTAAACCTAGCCATTTGAAGCGTATTCCCCGTATGCCTAAGGATCATCTTGATCCCGGCTTTCAAGCGGGAGACATCGCGGTGCAGGTATGTGCGGATGATCAGCAGATTGCTTTTCATGCGTTGCGCAACCTGATTCGGCTCGCTTCGGGAACCGCTATTTTGAACTGGATGGAGGAAGGCTTCACTAGCGCTCCTCCTGATGGAAAAACGCCGCGCAATCTGTTTGGATTCAAGGACGGTACGGCCAATAAACTACATCAGAGCGATTTTGATGAAGTGGTTTGGGCTGGAGCTGGGGAACCGGATTGGATGAGGGGCGGCTCCTATTTGGCATTCCGCAAAATCCGCATGCTGCTTGAGGTATGGGATCGTAGCTCCTTGAAGGCTCAAGAGGACACGTTCGGCAGATCGAAGGAAAGCGGAGCTGCTTATGGTGCTGTTGGCGAGTTCGATCCTGTGCCTCTGTCGCAGCAGCCTGTTGATTCGCATGTCGCTTTGGCCAAGCAGTCCCGCCAGAGTATTCATCGGCGCGCATACTCTTATACGGGAGCGATTGATCCGCGCACCGGACAGCTTGATGCCGGCCTGCTGTTTCTCAGCTATCAGCGTAATCCGCAGGAGCAGTTCATCCCGATGCTGCGGCTGATGCAGAGCAGGGATCGGCTGAATGAGTATACGCAGCATATCGCAAGCGCGCTTTATGCCTGCCCGGCGGGAGTCCGGGAAGGAGAGTATATCGGACAGTCTCTGCTAAAAGACATATAAAATTAGCCATCTCCGTGCTTGCGGGAGATGGTTTTTTCATTGTACATTGCATGGAGACATAAGAGATAATGAACGTCTTGATCTTTAGGGGAGACAACGGGGGGAAGCAATGGCTACATTTTTTCTGCTGCTTATTTACTTAGCGTTCATAAGCTTAGGGTTGCCGGATTCACTTCTAGGCTCCGCCTGGCCGGAAATGCATCAGGAACTAAACAGTCCGCTCGGTCTAGCCGGCCTGCTGTCTATGACGATTACGGTCGGAACTATTGTATCCAGCCTGTTTAGTGGTCCCATTATCAATCGCTTTGGCACAGGCAAAGTTACGCTCGTCAGCTGTATGCTGACTGCAGGCGCCTTAGTCGGCTTTTCCTTTGCGCCTTCGGTGGCATGGCTTGTTGTATTCGCAATTCCGCTCGGAGTTGGCGGAGGGGCTGTTGATGCCGGATTGAACAACTATGTTGCTGCTCACTACAAAGCCCATCATATGAGCTGGCTGCATTGCTTTTGGGGTGTGGGTGCTACGCTCGGTCCAATTATAATGGCTCAATCGATGATGTCCGGCTCGTGGAGGGAAGGATATTCGTCTGTTGCCTATATTCAACTAGGATTGGTCGTTCTGTTGCTAATAACCCTTCCTTTGTGGCGTCTGATGGAGCTAAGATATCATCGAAGCTCTGAGCCCGAATTAACGGATTCGATACAACCGGAAGAGGGATCCGATAAGACCATTCGTCCGTTGAAAATTAAAGGCGTCAAGCTAGCGTTAATGACCTTTTTGTTCTATTGTGGCGTGGAATCAACGCTTGGACTATGGGGGAGCAGCTACCTCGTAAGCACAAAAGGACTGCCTGCTGATCAAGCCGCGCATTGGTTATCGCTTTACTTTGCCGGGATTACGATCGGGCGATTCATTACTGGCTTTATAACGTTCAAATTCAGTAATCGCGATTTGATTCGCGGCGGGCAATGGTTGGCTGTGGCTGGCACACTGCTGATGATTCTCCCTTTGCCGCCATTGTTCTCCCTCGCTGGGTTTATGATTGTAGGCTTGGGACTTGCGCCGATATTCCCGTGTATGCTGCATGAAACGCCAGTGCGATTCGGCAAAAGCCAATCCCAGACGATTATGGGCTACCAGATGGCTGTGGCCTATACGGGCAGCACATTGATGCCCCCGTTATTCGGCTTGCTGGCAAGCAATATCTCGATGAAGCTGCTTCCCCTCTATCTGTTCCTGATGGCAGCGGCAATGTTCTTGTTCTCAGAGAAATTGAATTCTTATATGCGTAAAAGGGCGGCAGCATGAAATACTCCAAATGGCTCATTCTGATGGTTTACATCGCTTCGTTTCTTCTGGTTCTCTCGGAGCAACAACGAATTTTGGACTGGATACAGGCGGAAGACAACAATCAATTGTTCGTTACCTTTCTGTTTGCCATCGTGTTTGCAGCTGTACCATTTGTTCCCTTCGGAGTTATAGGAGCAATTGTAGGGGCAAAGTATGGACTGCTGCTCGGAGGTATAGTTAATTTAACGGCTTCGAGTATTGCTGCGGCAGTTACCTATTTCCTTTTTTACTCTTTATTCAAACAGCAGGGATTGGCGTATTTGCAAAGATCCAATAGGCTGCAATCGCTTCACTCCATGGTCCGCGAAAATGTGTTTTGGGCCGTGTTTACCGGTCGAATAATTCCTATCATGCCGGCATTTTTAATTAACTGTTACGCGGGTGTTTTCAAGCTTTCCTTTCCGGCGTTTCTGCTGGCGACCGTACTTGGGAAAATACCGGCGATGCTCGTTTTTGCCTACGTAGGCGATAGCGCTGCGTCCGGCGCTAAGCATTGGATTACCGTTCTGCTGATCTACATTCTGTTTATTGGCTTGATCTACCTGGCCTACAAATACGTGAAAAAGACAAAAACCCTTAAGTAAATGGGTTTTTGTCTTTTTGTTATATGGATGGAGCCGTTCCCGACTTGCTCTTAACTAAAAGGCTCACACTGACAGCGGTCATCATTAATGCCAGGAAGAGGAAGTAAATCGGCATTACGAGTAAAGAATCGTTATGCAGCAAGCTCATGCCGCTTGTAATGAGGCTGACCACCACATAATAGCCTAGACCGAACATCGCTCCCGCTGTACCAAGCACATCGCTATAGGCGACAAGCGCAACGCTGAGACAGTTCGGTATCATCAGGCCTATGCCAGCCAGTAAAATAAATACCGACAGCACAACGGAGGCAAGGGAGAGCAGGGAGCTACTTAAAGCAACATAGGAGCATCCGATCAAAAGCATCGCTCCAAGCATCGTTATGAGCGCTCCGTACACGATGAGCTTTTCTGCTGAAAATCGAACTGACAGCTTTCTCGACAGCAGAGCGCCAAGCATGGAAGCCAAGGCTACAAAGATGCCTAAAAAGCCAAACGTACCGGGACTCAAATGAAAAAACTCAATAAACAGAAAGGGAGCTTCCGCATAATAACTGAATAAGATTCCATTTGTTGTGCCGATCAGCAATCCGAATGCCCACACTCTTTTATCCTTCATAAGTCTTTTACTCACGGAGGAAAGACTGATTCTGACCGCAGCGGACACCTTTGTCTCATGAAGGGATGAATATGCATAAGCGAAAATGGCTATGCTCATCCCGATTAAAACAATAAATACAGCTCTATAGCCAAAACCTTGATCCATCCAGCCGCCAATTAGCGGTCCCATTGCGGGTGAAAAAGCTAACGCAGCAGAGATCGTGGCAAATGCCGCTTGGCGTTTTGACCCCTCCATGCATTCTCGAATAATCGTCTGGGTCACAACAGAGCCGACGCTGGCGCCAAATGCTTGGACAAATCGGCTCAGCAGCAGCCAGTAGGCAGAGTCGGACAGGTAACAAGCGATACATCCGATCGCATATACGGATATGCCCCATAACATGGCTGGTCTGCGCCCGATAAAGTCGGAGAGCCTTCCCCAACTAAACACGCCTAAAGCAAAACCTAAAAAGTAGATTCCGAATGTCAGTTGAATTGTATTATCGTTTGCTCTCATCGCCGTTGCCAAATCTGGCAAGATCGGTGAATAAATCGTCTCGCTGATTTGCGGGAAACCGATGAGTACGATCAGCAAAAACAAGGATGGAGTTGAGATTTTTCTAGTCAAAGTTATTCCCCCTATCAGATGCGCCTAATCTCAGATATCATCCAAGCTGCACAGGGTCATCGGGGTACGGGGGGACATTTATTTATTCTGCAAATGTAAATCATTTCTTTTCTCCTAATTTGATGTAAATTTAGATAGGGGGCTATCATGGAGCTTAGCTTATGACGGAATAGTCCGTGTGTCAAATAAGAGAGGCAGGCGAATGCCATTGTGGGGAAATAAATGGAGATTCGGCATCTTCAAACGGCTGTTAATCAGTTTCCTCATCGCTCTAATCCCGATCTATGCGCTTGGTTTTTATATGTACAACTGGAGTAAAACCGAGATTAAGCAAGAGATAACCGAGTCGGCTCAGGCGCAAGCCAATTATTATATAAATGATATTCAGAGCCGCTTAAATCGAATATCCGCTATGCAATACGAGATGCTTGGAGATCCGTTTGTCATCGAGCTGGCCAACGCCTCGGAAACGCTGGAAGGCTACGATAAAATTCAATCCATTCTATACATACGAGCCAGACTTGAATCCATTAAGAGCAGCAGTGAATGGATCGAAGATGTGCGTTTGCTTGCTCCAAACACGAAAATCAGTATTTCCGCTACTGAAGGTTTAGAATCGCTTGAACCTGGCTTGCTTAATGTCGACCGGCTCAGCTCCCCTCATAAACTCGTCGACGATGATCAAAAACTATTTATGGAAGCGGCATCACCGTTGCTTGCCTTTGGAACAACAGCAGATTATATGCCTGATTTCATTGTTGAAATCGAGCTGTCGATCGAAGCGCTGAAGAGTGACATGGACAGCTCGAATGAGCGTCCGTACACCGGTAATCTTTCCTTAACACTAGGAAATGGATTCAAGATTCAATCTATCATTAATGCGCCTCAGCGGAAGGGCGATTATATTACGATTCAAGCGAAATCAGAAGAATTCGATGTTCTTTATTCTCAAGCGATTTTAAAGGATCGAATCTATGAGACCGTTAATAGGCATGTGTTCTGGTTCTGGATTTTCTCCATCCTGACCCTCGTGGCAGCCTTGCTTTTCCTTCTCTATACGAACCGTACGATCCGTATTCCTCTCGCCAAAATCGTCAGAGCGTTCCGGAATGTGGAGGACGGCAATCTGAACTTGTCCATCCATCATCATCGACATGATGAATTCAACTATATCTATGATCGCTTCAACAACACGCTTGCCAGCGTCCGGCAGCTGATCGACCAAGTGTACAAGCAGAAGATTCTGCTGCAGGATGCAGAGCTCAAACAGCTGCAATCGCAAATTAATCCTCATTTCCTGTATAACAGCTTGTTTATGGTCGTGCGGTTAATTAAGGCGGAAAAGCTGGAGCAGGCTACCGAATTTGTGAATCAGCTTGCGAGCTACTTCCGGTTTGTGACTCGCAATACTAGCGATACGGTAAGACTGGCAGATGAAGTAGAGCATTCCTTGAATTATGCCAATATCCAGCAGATCCGGTTCCACGACCGAATCTGGATTCAGTTCGATGAGCCCCCTGAACACTGCCGCGATTTGATAGTCCCAAGGCTCATTTTGCAGCCGCTCATCGAGAACGCATTTGTGCATGCCCTGGAAGATAAGCTGGAAGGTGGTTTGTTGAAAGTATCTTTTGCGCCAATGGATAAGGGATGGCAAATCAAAGTTGAGGACAACGGTGATAACCCAGACGCTAAAATAGCTGAGCTGCAAGCTCTACTAGGGCAGGAGCAGCATCATGCGGAAGTGACGGCCGTGCTTAATGTAGATCGACGATTAAAGTATAAGTTTGGACCTGGGAGCGGGCTGGAGATAGGTAAAGCTGAGCTCGGCGGCGTAAAGGTCATCATGAAGCTGCTGGAAACGGAGGACAATGATGGTGCATTTGTTGATCGTGGATGACGAGAAGTTCATATTGGATGGGCTGTATGATCTGTTTAACGAGCAAGCGGAGCTTGATTTGACTGTTTTTAAGGCCGCTTCTGCGTTTGAAGCTCTGGCTATACTTTCGGGTACAAAAATTGATATTGTATTAACCGATATTCATATGCCCAAAATGAGCGGCCTGGAAATGATGGAGCAAGTAAAAGCGAAGTGGCCTCGATGCCGGATCATCTTTCTGACGGGATATGATGAATTCGATTACATTTACAAAGCCATTCAACATGGGAATGTAAAGTATATCCTCAAGTCGGACGGTGACCACAAAATCATTCAAATCGTTGCGGACAGCATTCGTGAATTAGAAGCAAGTTTGATTATGGAAACTCTGCTTGCAGATGCACAGGTGGCGCGAAGCAAACAGACCGATCATATGCGTTGCCTATTTTTCACTGATGTTCTGGACGGCCTATTATGTGCTGATGATGGTAAACAGCATGAGCTGTTGCAGCTGGATATTCAACTTGACCGAGACGATCCGCTTTTAATGGTCATTGTGAGATTGGAAGGGCTTCAACCCCATACTCCACGGCATGAGGTCGACGATTTGTTCATAGCGCTGCAAACGATTTGCCTGCACTATCTTTCCCCTCTTGCGAAGCTGATCCATCTAACGTACAACCGCACGTACCTCGTCCTGCTTCTTCAGCCTTTCGAATTGAAAAAAGCTTCTTGGAATGGGCTCATCACTTTTGTTGCAGGAACGTTGGAAACGATTCAACAGGCTTGTAAAAAAAACCTGAATACAACTATCTCATTGGCCTGGCTGACAGAGCCTGTACAGTGGGAAGCGATTCCGCAGAAGTTTTCATTTCTGAAGCTGCTGTTCCTGTATCATCACAGCAATGCAGGGCAGCTTATTCTGACGGAAAAAAATAGGCTGGAAACTGATCGTCTGAGAGCGGCTCCAAGTGAGCTTGAGCATCTTCAACTATTGAAAAAAGAATTGGGGAGACTATCCCATCTTTTTGAAACGAGTCAGAAGGCGGTTTATCTTCACAGCTTGGGAACAATCGAGGAAATACTGCGTCAAATAAGCCTAGATGATTCGTATGCGCTGGAAATGTACTATTCGCTATCGCTGCATGCGGTGTCGGTTATGAATAAACTCGGTGTAGCTGATGATGTTTACTACAGAGAAAGCATAGGCCAGCTTGCTGCTTGTTCCATGCCGCCTGATTGGAATGAAGTGCTGCCTATTTTCCGAGAGCTGGCAAACAGCTTTTTTCACTATCAGGAGTCGCAGGGAGCTCGGATACAGGATGATGTCATCATCAAAATTAAACGATATATCAAAGAGAATCTGAAGGAGGATTTATCGCTGACACGACTTTCCGAGCTCGTATTTTTGAATCCCGATTATTTGTCCCGGCTGTTCCGCCAGAGAGGCGGGGTGACTCTATCAGAGTACATTGTTGCTCAAAAAATAAGTGAAGCTAAACATCTGCTGATGACGAGCCCGATGCTCATTCAAGACGTAGCCAAACAGCTCGGTTTCTCAACTGCCGGTTATTTCACCCGCTTTTTCAAAAAGGAAACGGGGCTGACGCCGGAAGAATATCGAAGTTCGCAATAAGTTGTCAAGATCGCAATAAGTTGTCAAGATTATGTAAGCGAAATCAAGATTGTGAAATAGCGGGCGAATAAGCTCCGTTTTATCATGAAGAGAGAGCGCAAGGAATAGGCGCACTCTCTTTATTTCATTTCAAATCCATAGTTTGTGAAGGAGGCCATGCAGCATAATGAATAAACTAAACCGCTATGAAAGACTAGGAGAAGATGGAGCATTTTTGACGAGCAACACTACGATCGAAGGAGCCGACGAACTGCTGATCCGGATTGTCCAGGAAAGCTTGATCCAAGGAGTAAATTCTAACTCCTTCACCGCTGTCCGATTTATCGGAGTAATGGAACAAGAAATCATCAGCAAAATCAATGAGACCTTCGGCAAGGTGTTTAAGGCAGATAAGGACGGTTATGCCATTGAAGTGGGTGAAGAGGTGTGCATTTACGCAGAGAGTGCCAGAGGGCTTATATACGGGGCATACTCTCTTCAACAGATGAGTGAACAGGGTTACTTGAAAGAGGGCCTTATTTATAATGTGCCGCTCTGCTCCTTCCGCGGACTTAAAGTGTATCTTCCGGCAGCAGAGGATATGGAGTATTTCAAAAGCTTTATCGATATGGCCTGTTACTATCGCTACAATACAATCGTCGTTGAAGTCGGCGGAGCGATGGAGTACAAACGCCATCCCGAAATCAATGAAGGCTGGAAACAATATTGCGACGAAATGCGCGAATATTCAGGTAAGGGAAAGGATGTTCAAAACCGCTATACATGGGAGAAAAACTCCATTCACTGCGAGAATGGCGGAGGGGACTGGCTTCAGCAACATTCGGTCAAAGAGCTGATCGATTATTGTACAGCAAGAGGACTTGATGTCATTCCAGAAGTTCCGTCGCTCAGCCATTGCGATTATTTGCTGACGAGACATCCGGAGCTGGCGGAGAGACAGGATGATCCGTATCCTGACACGTATTGCCCTTCCAACCCGGCGAGTTACGAGCTGTTATTCGATGTGTTGGAAGAAATCGTAGATGTGTTCAAGCCGCTGACGGTGCATGTCGGACATGATGAGCTTTACACGATCGCTGTGTGCGAAGCCTGCAGAGGAAAAGATGCTTCAGCGTTATACACGGAAGATTTAACTAAAATCAATCAGTTTTTAGCGGAGAAGGGCATCCGTACGATGATTTGGGGAGAAAAGCTGTTGAACAGCGGGGGCGTAAGCGTCCATGCCTTTGCCGGATCGCAGCGCATCATTTTGAATCAGGAAGGATACGTCGAGCAGGTCATACCTGCAACCTATCCAGCCATTGACATGATTCCGAAAGATATTCAAATCATGCACTGGTACTGGTCTTTTGGGAAGCAGTTTGACGAGCAGCTGCTTGAGCGCAATTTGTATACGGTATATGGCAATTTTGAGGGGCCGGGTATCCCGGGATGGACGTCTCGCTTGGCAAAAGGCATTCAGGGAGCTTCAATTTCCAATTGGAGTGCGCTCAAAGAGAACTATTTACAGCGAAACGGAATCTTTTTCAACATGGTGTACAGCAACCGGATGTTCTGGCAGGAAAACTATGACGAGAGTATGTATCCTAAGCTTGCTGAAGAAGTATTCGAGGAGCTATTCCGCTATAAAAATCATTCCGTTCTCGCCGGCCCGCATATTGAGATCACACATGCTTCAACCCTTTATCGAGAATTCGAATGGTTTTTTGACGGAAGATTCATTGATCCGCAGCTAGATTTCCTTGGCGAATATGAAATTACGTTCGACGATGGAGAAACGCTTCGAGTGCCAGTTAACTACGGTACGGATATTTCCAGTCTTGAATGCTCATGGGGTCTGAAATTATCTCAGCGCTTCGATGGGTATGACTTCGACCGGACGCTCATTCAAGTATCCGGCTCAGCGCTTCCGGTGCGCGACGGGAACCAGACCTGGTATAAAATCGTACGGGCCAATCCGTTTCCCGATAAAAAGCTAGTGGGAATTTCATTTACTCCGCAGAACGAGAAAAGCGGTGGGATCGTGCTTCGCCAAATCCAGCTCAGAGCTAGAGCATGACTGCAGCGGAAGGGAGCTGAACGGGCTTGAATCTGATAAAAGGAGTAAACCGCCAGAAGTTTTTCAAGGAACTCCCATTACATCTCATGTTGATCCCGCCCGTTATTCTCGTGATGATATTCAGTTATGGGCCGATGTTGGGCATCGTCATCGCCTTCCAGGACTTCGTGCCTGCCAACGGATGGTTCAACTCGCCTTGGATTGGACTGGATAATTTCACCTATGTGCT
This window contains:
- a CDS encoding deferrochelatase/peroxidase EfeB: MQPKKESGISRREFLKLSAVTAAALAVGGGGAGAALSMFGRSNAPAAVSNDERLNFYGAHQAGIITAQQKYLYLGSFRIITDSKADLISMLKEWTKFSTLAAAGGYRQSSGNNLLPPADTGEAMDLGAAKLTITYGFGESFFLDNGKDRFGAAARKPSHLKRIPRMPKDHLDPGFQAGDIAVQVCADDQQIAFHALRNLIRLASGTAILNWMEEGFTSAPPDGKTPRNLFGFKDGTANKLHQSDFDEVVWAGAGEPDWMRGGSYLAFRKIRMLLEVWDRSSLKAQEDTFGRSKESGAAYGAVGEFDPVPLSQQPVDSHVALAKQSRQSIHRRAYSYTGAIDPRTGQLDAGLLFLSYQRNPQEQFIPMLRLMQSRDRLNEYTQHIASALYACPAGVREGEYIGQSLLKDI
- a CDS encoding hexosaminidase, encoding MNKLNRYERLGEDGAFLTSNTTIEGADELLIRIVQESLIQGVNSNSFTAVRFIGVMEQEIISKINETFGKVFKADKDGYAIEVGEEVCIYAESARGLIYGAYSLQQMSEQGYLKEGLIYNVPLCSFRGLKVYLPAAEDMEYFKSFIDMACYYRYNTIVVEVGGAMEYKRHPEINEGWKQYCDEMREYSGKGKDVQNRYTWEKNSIHCENGGGDWLQQHSVKELIDYCTARGLDVIPEVPSLSHCDYLLTRHPELAERQDDPYPDTYCPSNPASYELLFDVLEEIVDVFKPLTVHVGHDELYTIAVCEACRGKDASALYTEDLTKINQFLAEKGIRTMIWGEKLLNSGGVSVHAFAGSQRIILNQEGYVEQVIPATYPAIDMIPKDIQIMHWYWSFGKQFDEQLLERNLYTVYGNFEGPGIPGWTSRLAKGIQGASISNWSALKENYLQRNGIFFNMVYSNRMFWQENYDESMYPKLAEEVFEELFRYKNHSVLAGPHIEITHASTLYREFEWFFDGRFIDPQLDFLGEYEITFDDGETLRVPVNYGTDISSLECSWGLKLSQRFDGYDFDRTLIQVSGSALPVRDGNQTWYKIVRANPFPDKKLVGISFTPQNEKSGGIVLRQIQLRARA
- a CDS encoding Fucose permease, producing MATFFLLLIYLAFISLGLPDSLLGSAWPEMHQELNSPLGLAGLLSMTITVGTIVSSLFSGPIINRFGTGKVTLVSCMLTAGALVGFSFAPSVAWLVVFAIPLGVGGGAVDAGLNNYVAAHYKAHHMSWLHCFWGVGATLGPIIMAQSMMSGSWREGYSSVAYIQLGLVVLLLITLPLWRLMELRYHRSSEPELTDSIQPEEGSDKTIRPLKIKGVKLALMTFLFYCGVESTLGLWGSSYLVSTKGLPADQAAHWLSLYFAGITIGRFITGFITFKFSNRDLIRGGQWLAVAGTLLMILPLPPLFSLAGFMIVGLGLAPIFPCMLHETPVRFGKSQSQTIMGYQMAVAYTGSTLMPPLFGLLASNISMKLLPLYLFLMAAAMFLFSEKLNSYMRKRAAA
- a CDS encoding two-component system, response regulator YesN, whose translation is MVHLLIVDDEKFILDGLYDLFNEQAELDLTVFKAASAFEALAILSGTKIDIVLTDIHMPKMSGLEMMEQVKAKWPRCRIIFLTGYDEFDYIYKAIQHGNVKYILKSDGDHKIIQIVADSIRELEASLIMETLLADAQVARSKQTDHMRCLFFTDVLDGLLCADDGKQHELLQLDIQLDRDDPLLMVIVRLEGLQPHTPRHEVDDLFIALQTICLHYLSPLAKLIHLTYNRTYLVLLLQPFELKKASWNGLITFVAGTLETIQQACKKNLNTTISLAWLTEPVQWEAIPQKFSFLKLLFLYHHSNAGQLILTEKNRLETDRLRAAPSELEHLQLLKKELGRLSHLFETSQKAVYLHSLGTIEEILRQISLDDSYALEMYYSLSLHAVSVMNKLGVADDVYYRESIGQLAACSMPPDWNEVLPIFRELANSFFHYQESQGARIQDDVIIKIKRYIKENLKEDLSLTRLSELVFLNPDYLSRLFRQRGGVTLSEYIVAQKISEAKHLLMTSPMLIQDVAKQLGFSTAGYFTRFFKKETGLTPEEYRSSQ
- a CDS encoding Uncharacterized membrane protein YdjX, TVP38/TMEM64 family, SNARE-associated domain; the protein is MKYSKWLILMVYIASFLLVLSEQQRILDWIQAEDNNQLFVTFLFAIVFAAVPFVPFGVIGAIVGAKYGLLLGGIVNLTASSIAAAVTYFLFYSLFKQQGLAYLQRSNRLQSLHSMVRENVFWAVFTGRIIPIMPAFLINCYAGVFKLSFPAFLLATVLGKIPAMLVFAYVGDSAASGAKHWITVLLIYILFIGLIYLAYKYVKKTKTLK
- a CDS encoding two-component system, sensor histidine kinase YesM, yielding MPLWGNKWRFGIFKRLLISFLIALIPIYALGFYMYNWSKTEIKQEITESAQAQANYYINDIQSRLNRISAMQYEMLGDPFVIELANASETLEGYDKIQSILYIRARLESIKSSSEWIEDVRLLAPNTKISISATEGLESLEPGLLNVDRLSSPHKLVDDDQKLFMEAASPLLAFGTTADYMPDFIVEIELSIEALKSDMDSSNERPYTGNLSLTLGNGFKIQSIINAPQRKGDYITIQAKSEEFDVLYSQAILKDRIYETVNRHVFWFWIFSILTLVAALLFLLYTNRTIRIPLAKIVRAFRNVEDGNLNLSIHHHRHDEFNYIYDRFNNTLASVRQLIDQVYKQKILLQDAELKQLQSQINPHFLYNSLFMVVRLIKAEKLEQATEFVNQLASYFRFVTRNTSDTVRLADEVEHSLNYANIQQIRFHDRIWIQFDEPPEHCRDLIVPRLILQPLIENAFVHALEDKLEGGLLKVSFAPMDKGWQIKVEDNGDNPDAKIAELQALLGQEQHHAEVTAVLNVDRRLKYKFGPGSGLEIGKAELGGVKVIMKLLETEDNDGAFVDRG
- a CDS encoding drug resistance transporter, Bcr/CflA subfamily, with protein sequence MTRKISTPSLFLLIVLIGFPQISETIYSPILPDLATAMRANDNTIQLTFGIYFLGFALGVFSWGRLSDFIGRRPAMLWGISVYAIGCIACYLSDSAYWLLLSRFVQAFGASVGSVVTQTIIRECMEGSKRQAAFATISAALAFSPAMGPLIGGWMDQGFGYRAVFIVLIGMSIAIFAYAYSSLHETKVSAAVRISLSSVSKRLMKDKRVWAFGLLIGTTNGILFSYYAEAPFLFIEFFHLSPGTFGFLGIFVALASMLGALLSRKLSVRFSAEKLIVYGALITMLGAMLLIGCSYVALSSSLLSLASVVLSVFILLAGIGLMIPNCLSVALVAYSDVLGTAGAMFGLGYYVVVSLITSGMSLLHNDSLLVMPIYFLFLALMMTAVSVSLLVKSKSGTAPSI
- a CDS encoding iron uptake system component EfeO; translation: MYNRNQALKVLSLSGLILLSACSNSANSNEASNHHQATTTPTADGGAVDSTIKDSTVKMKAETTKLQDALSKQDGDQVKALGKGINELWLSYENTVRQSFPLEYTEVEKYEMPIFSASAYDKIDFASLTVTAQNLMGALEKLEQAKPSRESSSELLDKAVANYEAFVKEQATSFATATKTFAAAVKSGDVEKAKLEYTKARVYFETIEPVAESFGDLDPRIDARLADVENEKDWTGYHRIEKALWADKTLDGQDVYADQLVKDTEELEGKVQDIKLNAKTMVAGAIELINEASTSKITGEEEIFSKTDLVDLAANINGSKTVYLAIIPALNEHNPDLAAKVDKQFQDMEALLRGYQENGAYIAYDKLTTEQIRELSDQLSQLSELMTQTAAIL